A region of Colletotrichum destructivum chromosome 11, complete sequence DNA encodes the following proteins:
- a CDS encoding Putative 2EXR domain-containing protein: MTTATTTATFHPFPRLPTELRARVWKLTVEPRIVEVRANNNVEGSESVVKWLPRMRYLCSPTPAPAQLQTCREAREHLTTCPDSVYRFDKAFSELATISSEGGPRQERYVWFNFDIDMLSIGRTDLHEFKAVAYQIRRLRLQRFISDEYFSRNESLLISWWFRNVAEVQLICLDGIRVAYLMTEDTDFPCGPENVYFVDLEEMGGTMMNSIDLDAMVTREYEERYGPGEQD; encoded by the coding sequence ATGACTACCGCTACTACCACGGCGACCTTCCACCCATTTCCACGCCTCCCCACTGAGCTCCGCGCTCGTGTCTGGAAGCTGACCGTCGAGCCTCGCATCGTCGAGGTGCGCGCGAACAACAACGTCGAGGGATCCGAATCAGTGGTCAAGTGGCTACCGCGGATGCGCTACCTATGCTCGCCtaccccagccccagcccaGCTGCAAACTTGCCGCGAGGCCCGCGAACACCTCACTACATGCCCCGATTCTGTATATCGATTTGACAAGGCCTTTTCCGAGCTCGCAACGATATCGTCCGAGGGTGGCCCGCGGCAGGAGCGTTATGTCTGGTTCAACTTCGACATTGACATGCTCTCTATTGGGAGGACGGATTTGCACGAATTCAAGGCTGTAGCCTACCAGATTCGCCGGCTACGGCTTCAGCGGTTCATCTCAGACGAGTACTTTTCCCGCAACGAGTCGCTGTTAATTAGCTGGTGGTTTAGGAATGTTGCTGAGGTTCAACTAATTTGTCTAGATGGCATTAGGGTGGCCTACTTGATGACTGAAGACACAGACTTTCCCTGTGGTCCTGAGAATGTGTATTTTGTTGACCTAGAAGAGATGGGTGGGACGATGATGAACAGTATCGACCTGGATGCTATGGTGACTAGAGAGTACGAGGAACGTTATGGGCCAGGAGAACAGGATTGA